A DNA window from Barnesiella intestinihominis YIT 11860 contains the following coding sequences:
- a CDS encoding tetratricopeptide repeat protein, with product MKKIYIYLLFVVIGISPIYSQTTLTQANEAYGQEDYIKAIELYEQTLREQGVSSDLYYNLGNAYYKHNEFAKAILNYERALLLNPGNEDARFNLEMANTHIVDKIDPVGKFFLSVWIDSLRNFLSSNTWAVIGIVSFLLFIGGLYLYLFSKSVKAKKFGFFGGIILFLIAVLANWFAWGLNSKLKARSEAIVFAATVPVKSSPAESGTDLFILHEGTKVSILSKLGDWSEVKISDGNRGWLPSSSIEII from the coding sequence ATGAAAAAGATATATATTTATTTACTTTTTGTAGTTATAGGAATATCGCCTATATATAGCCAGACAACTTTGACACAAGCCAATGAAGCTTATGGGCAGGAAGATTACATTAAGGCAATAGAATTATATGAGCAGACATTAAGAGAACAAGGCGTATCGTCCGATTTATATTATAATTTAGGCAATGCTTACTATAAACACAATGAGTTTGCGAAAGCAATACTAAATTACGAACGAGCTCTATTACTGAATCCCGGTAATGAAGATGCCCGTTTTAACTTAGAGATGGCCAATACCCACATCGTTGATAAAATCGATCCGGTAGGTAAGTTCTTTCTTTCCGTATGGATAGATTCATTACGCAATTTTTTGTCATCGAATACATGGGCTGTCATAGGAATAGTTTCATTTCTATTGTTTATCGGAGGTTTGTATTTATATCTGTTCTCCAAATCTGTCAAAGCAAAGAAATTCGGTTTTTTTGGAGGAATTATACTTTTCTTGATTGCTGTTCTTGCCAATTGGTTTGCATGGGGATTGAATAGTAAGTTAAAAGCCCGCAGTGAAGCCATCGTATTTGCTGCGACTGTTCCGGTAAAAAGTTCTCCGGCAGAAAGTGGAACAGACCTCTTTATTTTACATGAAGGGACTAAGGTCTCTATATTAAGTAAATTGGGAGACTGGTCCGAGGTCAAGATAAGTGACGGAAATCGCGGGTGGTTACCCTCTTCGTCAATAGAAATTATCTAA
- a CDS encoding BatD family protein translates to MRRYLIMFGALVCMATLWADNVRFAVDGPRQVIQGQQFQLEYTLYNASGKDLRLPEFSGCKVLYQGTSSGTSVSVVNGNVDRQTTETHVITLRAEKEGSYTFAPATISADGRTFSTNTWKLTILPPDKTSSSAGGASRQSMGEDAGNTELFIRTVLSKTKVYEQEALLATIKLYTRASGVQAENYSFPSFEGFVVQDIDLPQNTSFELENYNGVNYKMAILKQCLLFPQRTGKITINPGKFEFQVETYQLVNGPFGPMRVPQGVSRSVSSNAASVEVMPLPAGKPVSFMGGVGNFTLSSSISSTHVKANEAITLKLIFKGSGNLKYMKNPDLKLPNDFDTYDPKVDVSVKATTGGVSGTRTVEYTTIPRFAGKFKIPAVEFSYFDTKSKQYKTLHTEEYEITVEKGASGEGGKTVSNFSNKEDLKLLNRDIHYIKLNKMNLVQTPSIYVDNWKYWLWYILPSLAFCIFVLINRKQAKANANVALMKNKKANKVALKRLKVAGKYLKNHDKEHFYDEVLKAIWGYLSDKLSLPLSELTKDNVATELEKYGAGEDLISTFNDILSRCEFAQYAPAQSNETMEELYSQTLDAISRMENTVKK, encoded by the coding sequence ATGAGAAGATATTTAATAATGTTTGGGGCTTTGGTCTGTATGGCAACTCTGTGGGCCGATAATGTGCGGTTTGCAGTAGATGGCCCCAGACAAGTGATACAAGGGCAACAATTCCAATTGGAATATACTTTGTATAATGCATCAGGTAAAGATTTGAGGTTACCTGAATTTTCTGGCTGTAAAGTATTATATCAAGGAACGAGCTCAGGCACGAGTGTATCTGTTGTAAACGGTAATGTCGATAGACAAACAACAGAAACACATGTAATTACTTTGAGAGCGGAAAAAGAAGGTAGCTACACTTTTGCACCGGCTACAATCTCGGCCGATGGGCGTACTTTTTCTACCAATACATGGAAGTTAACGATACTTCCTCCCGATAAAACATCGTCCTCGGCAGGCGGTGCTTCGAGACAGTCAATGGGAGAAGATGCTGGAAATACGGAATTATTTATTCGAACCGTACTTTCGAAGACAAAAGTATATGAACAAGAAGCATTGCTGGCAACGATAAAATTATACACTCGGGCATCGGGTGTACAAGCAGAGAATTATAGCTTCCCTTCATTCGAAGGATTTGTGGTACAAGATATAGACTTACCTCAAAACACGTCGTTCGAATTGGAAAATTACAATGGGGTGAACTATAAAATGGCGATTTTGAAACAATGCCTTTTGTTCCCTCAACGTACCGGGAAAATAACTATAAATCCGGGAAAATTCGAATTTCAAGTAGAAACATACCAACTCGTTAATGGACCGTTCGGCCCGATGAGAGTTCCACAAGGGGTAAGTCGATCTGTTAGTTCGAATGCTGCTTCTGTCGAAGTAATGCCTCTACCAGCGGGTAAACCGGTCTCATTTATGGGAGGAGTAGGTAATTTTACATTGAGTAGCTCGATTAGTTCTACACATGTGAAAGCAAATGAAGCAATAACTTTAAAATTGATATTCAAGGGTTCGGGAAATTTGAAATATATGAAAAATCCCGATTTGAAATTACCCAACGATTTCGATACTTACGACCCCAAAGTAGATGTTTCGGTAAAAGCTACGACAGGAGGAGTTAGTGGTACTCGGACGGTAGAATATACTACGATTCCTCGTTTTGCGGGTAAATTCAAAATACCGGCAGTAGAGTTCTCCTATTTCGATACAAAATCCAAACAATATAAAACTTTACATACAGAAGAGTACGAGATTACAGTCGAAAAAGGTGCTTCTGGTGAAGGTGGAAAAACCGTTTCTAATTTTTCCAACAAAGAAGATTTAAAATTACTGAACCGAGACATTCACTACATTAAATTAAACAAGATGAACTTGGTGCAGACTCCTTCGATATATGTAGATAATTGGAAATATTGGTTATGGTATATTTTACCGTCATTAGCTTTTTGTATTTTTGTACTTATAAATCGCAAACAAGCAAAAGCGAATGCCAATGTCGCTCTGATGAAAAACAAAAAGGCCAATAAGGTCGCATTGAAGCGATTGAAAGTTGCAGGGAAATATCTGAAAAATCATGACAAAGAACATTTTTACGACGAAGTACTCAAAGCCATATGGGGATATTTGAGCGATAAACTCAGCCTGCCGCTTTCTGAACTTACTAAGGACAATGTTGCAACTGAGCTGGAAAAATATGGGGCAGGAGAAGATCTAATATCTACGTTTAATGATATCCTGAGTCGATGTGAGTTCGCTCAATATGCACCGGCACAGTCAAATGAAACTATGGAGGAGTTATATTCACAAACTCTCGATGCTATAAGCAGAATGGAAAATACAGTAAAAAAGTAA
- a CDS encoding tetratricopeptide repeat protein — protein MKSIRYIMYFVLMSMTMSLLAQENAQAVAQGENKIDEKVERNTIRKGNGLFNDKKYTEAEIEYRKALEANPSSEIATYNLGAALYKQQKWNDSRNEYRKIVQASSDSLRAAHAWHNLGNISFQEKNYAQSIEEYKNALRRNPKDDETRYNLRLAQLLLKKQQQEQQNQDKNDDKDQQDKNKDQQKDQKQDQQEQNNNQNNQDKNKDQQEQNKPQQQQPQQSQMSKENAQQILDAIQQDERDTQEKVQKALMQQQKRRKTDKEW, from the coding sequence ATGAAATCTATCAGATATATAATGTATTTTGTGTTGATGAGCATGACAATGAGTTTGCTCGCACAAGAGAATGCACAGGCTGTTGCGCAAGGTGAAAATAAAATAGATGAAAAAGTCGAACGCAATACGATTAGAAAAGGGAACGGATTATTTAACGATAAAAAATATACCGAAGCTGAGATCGAATACCGTAAAGCTCTGGAAGCTAACCCTTCGTCGGAAATTGCAACATACAATTTAGGTGCGGCGCTTTACAAACAGCAGAAATGGAATGATTCTCGCAACGAATATAGAAAAATCGTACAAGCATCGTCCGATTCTTTACGAGCAGCACACGCTTGGCATAATCTTGGAAACATATCGTTCCAAGAAAAAAATTATGCTCAAAGTATAGAAGAATATAAAAATGCTCTCCGACGAAATCCGAAGGACGACGAGACGCGTTACAACCTCAGACTGGCACAATTGCTGTTAAAGAAACAACAACAAGAGCAACAAAATCAAGATAAAAACGACGACAAAGACCAGCAAGATAAGAACAAAGATCAACAAAAAGACCAAAAGCAAGATCAACAAGAGCAAAACAACAATCAAAATAACCAAGATAAAAATAAAGATCAACAAGAACAAAATAAACCACAGCAGCAACAACCACAACAATCTCAAATGTCGAAAGAGAATGCACAACAAATTCTCGATGCGATTCAACAGGACGAACGAGATACACAAGAAAAAGTCCAAAAAGCGCTGATGCAGCAACAAAAACGTAGAAAGACCGATAAAGAATGGTAG
- a CDS encoding vWA domain-containing protein: protein MFRFAQPEYLYLLIIVPILWGLFIYGRYRSRRNLAKYGNPSVLAPLMTDVSKYKPWIKFIIQQLAFIVIVFMLARPQFGSKLETVKKQGVEIMIALDVSNSMMAKDIAPNRLEKAKMMLSKLVDELDNDKIGLIVFAGDAYTQLPITSDFVSAKMFLNTINPNMVPTQGTAIGRAISTAMNSFTPNEGVDKAIIVITDAENHEDDAVQMAKAAAEKNIKVDVIGIGSLEGVPIPTGNSENNFIKDRDGNVVISKLNESLGQEIAKAGTGIYVRADNTNSALRALTSEVKKMKKADIESKVYSQYDEQFQGLAWIALLLLIVDVFIVDRKNSWLKKITFFS, encoded by the coding sequence ATGTTTCGATTTGCACAACCTGAATACCTATATTTATTGATCATTGTTCCTATATTGTGGGGACTGTTTATCTATGGGCGTTATCGGTCTCGACGTAATTTGGCCAAGTACGGCAATCCGTCGGTGCTGGCTCCTTTGATGACCGATGTCTCAAAATATAAACCGTGGATTAAATTTATTATTCAACAATTGGCGTTTATTGTCATTGTATTTATGTTGGCGCGGCCCCAGTTCGGTTCTAAACTCGAAACCGTAAAGAAACAAGGCGTCGAAATTATGATAGCGCTAGACGTCTCCAATTCGATGATGGCGAAGGATATAGCGCCTAATCGATTGGAAAAAGCAAAGATGATGTTGTCAAAACTCGTAGATGAATTGGACAACGACAAGATAGGTCTTATTGTTTTTGCAGGAGATGCTTATACTCAGTTACCGATTACATCGGATTTTGTGTCGGCTAAAATGTTTTTGAATACCATTAATCCTAATATGGTTCCGACACAAGGTACAGCTATTGGTCGGGCTATTTCTACTGCGATGAATTCATTTACACCCAATGAAGGGGTAGATAAAGCAATCATTGTCATAACCGATGCAGAAAATCATGAAGACGATGCTGTTCAAATGGCAAAAGCTGCGGCCGAAAAAAATATTAAAGTAGATGTAATCGGTATCGGGTCGTTGGAAGGTGTTCCTATCCCGACCGGGAACAGTGAAAATAACTTTATTAAAGACAGAGATGGTAATGTAGTTATTTCGAAATTGAACGAGTCTCTCGGCCAAGAAATAGCAAAGGCAGGAACTGGTATTTATGTTCGAGCCGATAATACCAATAGTGCATTGAGAGCCTTGACCTCAGAAGTAAAGAAAATGAAAAAAGCCGATATTGAGAGTAAGGTCTATTCGCAATATGATGAACAATTTCAGGGGCTGGCGTGGATAGCATTGTTATTATTAATAGTAGATGTGTTTATTGTAGACAGAAAGAACAGTTGGTTAAAAAAGATAACCTTCTTTTCATAA
- a CDS encoding vWA domain-containing protein, with protein sequence MVFANPLYLLLLLLIIPVIAWYILKQKRMQAALQVSTTQPFDKMPRTYKIYLRHFNFVLRVLAVVLLIIALARPQSTDSWQNSSTEGVDIVLALDISGSMLARDFKPDRVEAAKDVAAQFVSGREHDNIGLVIFAGESFTMCPMTTDHAVLLNLMKDVHCGMVDDGTAIGDGLATAINRIKDGPAKSKTIILLTDGTNNAGDIAPATAAQIAKSFGIHVYTIGVGTKGLASTPVQTPYGITYQNMPVEMDEEALKQIAETADGKYFRATNKNVLKGIFEEIDKLEKTKLTVKEFSVKEEEYTIWALMALLCLGLEIVLRHTLLKNIP encoded by the coding sequence ATGGTATTTGCGAATCCTTTATATTTACTTCTGTTGTTATTGATTATACCGGTAATAGCATGGTATATTCTTAAACAGAAGCGTATGCAGGCTGCACTACAAGTCTCTACGACACAGCCATTCGATAAAATGCCGCGTACATACAAAATTTACCTGCGACATTTCAATTTTGTTTTGCGCGTTTTGGCAGTGGTTCTTTTGATTATTGCATTAGCTCGTCCCCAATCTACCGATAGCTGGCAAAATTCCTCTACCGAAGGAGTGGATATAGTGCTTGCCCTTGACATTTCTGGAAGTATGTTAGCCCGCGATTTCAAACCGGATAGAGTAGAGGCGGCAAAAGATGTAGCTGCACAGTTTGTTTCCGGGAGAGAGCACGACAATATAGGCTTGGTGATCTTCGCTGGGGAAAGTTTTACCATGTGTCCGATGACAACAGATCATGCCGTCCTTCTTAATTTAATGAAAGATGTTCATTGCGGTATGGTCGACGATGGAACCGCAATCGGTGATGGTTTGGCAACCGCTATTAACAGAATAAAAGACGGACCAGCCAAATCGAAGACAATCATACTGCTGACCGATGGTACGAACAATGCCGGTGACATTGCGCCGGCGACTGCGGCACAAATAGCGAAGTCGTTTGGAATCCACGTTTATACGATAGGGGTGGGAACAAAAGGATTAGCATCTACACCGGTTCAGACACCGTATGGCATTACATATCAGAATATGCCGGTCGAAATGGACGAGGAAGCCTTGAAGCAAATTGCAGAGACAGCAGACGGAAAATATTTCAGGGCAACGAACAAAAACGTCCTCAAAGGTATTTTTGAGGAAATAGATAAATTGGAGAAAACGAAGCTAACAGTTAAAGAATTCAGTGTAAAAGAGGAAGAATACACTATTTGGGCATTAATGGCTCTCTTATGCTTAGGTTTGGAAATTGTTCTTCGTCATACGTTATTGAAAAATATTCCTTAA
- a CDS encoding DUF58 domain-containing protein: METSELLKKVRHIEIKTRGLSRNIFAGQYHSAFKGRGMAFSEVREYQYGDDVRDIDWNVTARYNKPYVKVFEEERELTVMLLVDVSASRNFGAVGEAKREMMAEVAATIAFSAIQNNDKIGMIFFSDKIEKFIPPKKGRKHILYIIRELIDFQPESTGTNISLALEYMTNAIKKRCTTFLISDFVDGNDYKNALSIANRRHDLVAIQVYDRRETQLPDVGLIKLQDSERGCEQWVDSSSANVRNRYAAWWNSRQERMLSTLRKSRVDLATIATNDDFVVALMTLFKRRG; this comes from the coding sequence ATGGAAACCAGTGAGCTGTTGAAAAAAGTTCGTCATATCGAGATAAAGACGAGAGGTCTTTCCCGTAATATATTTGCGGGGCAATACCATTCGGCTTTTAAAGGTCGGGGTATGGCGTTCTCCGAGGTCCGAGAATATCAGTATGGCGATGACGTAAGAGATATAGACTGGAACGTGACGGCACGTTACAATAAACCTTACGTGAAAGTATTTGAAGAAGAAAGGGAATTGACAGTCATGCTTTTGGTCGATGTCTCTGCCAGTAGAAATTTTGGAGCGGTAGGAGAGGCCAAACGTGAGATGATGGCCGAAGTCGCTGCAACTATTGCATTCTCGGCTATACAAAACAACGATAAGATAGGTATGATATTTTTTTCCGATAAGATAGAAAAATTCATACCCCCCAAAAAGGGCCGCAAGCATATTTTGTATATCATACGAGAACTTATAGACTTCCAACCCGAGAGTACAGGAACCAATATAAGTTTGGCTCTGGAATATATGACAAACGCGATCAAGAAACGATGCACGACATTTTTGATTTCTGATTTCGTAGACGGGAACGATTATAAAAATGCTTTATCGATAGCTAACCGTCGTCACGATTTGGTGGCAATACAAGTATATGACCGACGTGAAACTCAATTACCCGATGTAGGATTGATTAAACTCCAAGATTCCGAGCGAGGGTGTGAGCAGTGGGTAGATTCGTCTTCGGCAAACGTGCGAAACCGATATGCCGCTTGGTGGAATTCGAGACAAGAAAGAATGCTTTCGACTTTACGTAAAAGTAGAGTCGATTTAGCGACTATCGCAACAAACGATGATTTTGTCGTAGCCCTTATGACTCTCTTCAAGCGAAGAGGGTAG
- a CDS encoding AAA family ATPase, with amino-acid sequence MSETVDIRELNDLIASKSSFVNMITQGMDQVIVGQKHLVDSLMIGLLSNGHILLEGVPGLAKTLAIKTLASLIDAKYSRIQFTPDLLPADVMGTMIYSQAKEQFQIKKGPIFANFVLADEINRAPAKVQSALLEAMQERQVTIGEQTFKLDDPFLVMATQNPIEQEGTYPLPEAQVDRFMLKVIIGYPKKEEEKLIIRQNISGRKIDIKPVLQPSEIIEAREIVQKVYIDEKIERYIVDIVFATRFPQDYGLGELKEMISFGASPRASISLALAARAYAFLKQRGYVIPEDVRAVCHDVLRHRIGLSYEAEANNMTAEEIISEILNKVEVP; translated from the coding sequence ATGAGTGAAACAGTAGATATTCGGGAGTTGAACGATCTGATCGCCAGTAAAAGTTCGTTTGTGAATATGATAACACAAGGCATGGATCAAGTTATTGTCGGTCAAAAACATTTGGTGGATTCACTGATGATAGGATTGTTATCCAACGGACATATCTTGCTTGAAGGTGTACCGGGGTTAGCAAAAACTTTGGCTATAAAAACATTGGCTTCTCTCATTGATGCAAAATATAGCCGCATACAATTCACGCCCGATTTACTGCCTGCCGATGTCATGGGTACGATGATATATAGTCAGGCAAAAGAACAATTTCAAATCAAGAAAGGTCCTATTTTCGCCAATTTTGTTTTGGCAGATGAAATTAACCGGGCTCCGGCAAAAGTACAAAGTGCGCTATTAGAGGCCATGCAGGAACGTCAGGTTACCATTGGTGAGCAGACGTTTAAATTAGACGATCCGTTTTTGGTTATGGCTACTCAGAACCCGATAGAGCAAGAAGGTACATATCCGTTACCAGAGGCACAGGTGGACCGTTTTATGCTTAAAGTAATCATCGGATATCCTAAAAAAGAAGAAGAGAAACTCATTATACGTCAGAATATAAGCGGACGAAAAATAGATATTAAACCCGTTCTGCAACCGTCTGAGATTATTGAAGCGAGAGAGATTGTCCAAAAAGTTTATATAGATGAAAAAATAGAACGGTATATTGTCGATATCGTATTTGCAACACGTTTCCCCCAAGATTATGGTTTGGGAGAGCTGAAAGAAATGATATCATTCGGAGCCTCTCCTCGTGCATCTATTAGTCTGGCCTTAGCAGCCCGGGCTTATGCATTTTTAAAACAACGGGGCTATGTTATTCCCGAAGATGTGCGAGCCGTTTGTCACGATGTATTGCGTCATCGTATCGGGTTGAGCTACGAAGCCGAGGCCAACAATATGACCGCAGAAGAAATTATTAGTGAAATACTCAACAAGGTAGAAGTTCCCTAA
- a CDS encoding HU family DNA-binding protein, whose translation MNEKISFPDLVGLLSSKMNITKKEAETFLKEFFTVSTEVITSGEELRINGLGLFKPIWVEARGSINVQTGEPVEIPGHYKLSFIPDKVLREAVNAPFSSFSVEVLNDHVPIEDMTAVPSQDIDENNDICNTENVELQDSKEIREKEEEDEPIEPAHEYIQEDKSADEESSESTVSLQFQEEVIQPESETKVEEKEEDCYEDYLRKSASRKSFWWGVLSTFGIIIICLAGGIFFMGNDSPYVVKIGEYTLSLGKQSIDSRPMNNNPELVVLPENKDTLSEMEKDSVLKDSVISASPLAAPEVKPVIETIRSGIFLTTLARKYFGHKAFWVYIYEENKDVIKNPNQVPIGTRLTIPSASKYDIDANNRTSVEKAKALAAKIQSRYE comes from the coding sequence ATGAACGAAAAAATATCTTTTCCCGATTTGGTTGGATTGCTTTCTTCAAAGATGAATATCACGAAGAAAGAAGCTGAAACTTTTTTGAAAGAATTTTTTACTGTTTCAACAGAAGTCATAACTTCCGGTGAAGAGTTGAGAATAAACGGGTTAGGCTTATTTAAACCTATATGGGTAGAAGCCCGAGGAAGTATCAATGTTCAAACCGGAGAACCTGTGGAGATACCGGGGCACTATAAACTGTCTTTTATCCCTGATAAAGTATTGCGTGAAGCTGTTAATGCCCCATTTTCCAGCTTTTCTGTCGAAGTCCTCAATGATCATGTGCCGATTGAGGATATGACGGCCGTTCCAAGTCAAGATATAGATGAAAATAACGACATTTGTAATACCGAAAATGTAGAACTACAAGATTCAAAAGAAATTCGAGAAAAAGAAGAGGAAGATGAACCCATAGAACCTGCTCATGAATATATTCAGGAAGATAAATCAGCCGATGAAGAATCTTCTGAATCTACTGTATCATTACAATTTCAAGAGGAAGTTATTCAACCCGAATCAGAGACGAAAGTAGAAGAAAAAGAGGAAGATTGTTATGAAGATTATTTGCGGAAATCGGCTTCTCGAAAATCATTCTGGTGGGGGGTACTGTCCACATTCGGCATTATTATAATATGCTTGGCCGGAGGTATATTTTTTATGGGAAATGATAGCCCTTATGTTGTGAAAATCGGAGAATATACTCTGTCTTTGGGAAAGCAGTCGATCGATTCGCGACCCATGAACAACAATCCCGAATTGGTTGTTCTACCGGAAAATAAAGATACACTTTCAGAAATGGAAAAGGATTCTGTCCTTAAAGATTCGGTAATCTCGGCTTCTCCCCTCGCAGCGCCTGAGGTCAAGCCGGTTATAGAAACTATTCGATCAGGAATATTTCTGACGACATTGGCTCGAAAATATTTTGGGCATAAGGCATTTTGGGTGTACATTTATGAAGAAAACAAGGACGTGATTAAAAATCCTAATCAGGTTCCGATTGGGACTCGTTTAACCATTCCAAGTGCATCGAAATATGATATTGATGCAAACAATAGGACTTCTGTCGAGAAAGCTAAGGCATTAGCCGCGAAAATACAGAGTCGTTATGAATAA
- a CDS encoding HU family DNA-binding protein encodes MDHKSFLIQLQSRLGKDKGEIDSYMSAFLQILKERCSQMDTVAIQGFGLFEPKKKLERVVVNPSTGKRMLVPPKMILSFKPGSAIKTKLKMLSSK; translated from the coding sequence ATGGATCATAAATCTTTTTTGATACAATTACAATCCCGATTGGGCAAAGATAAAGGAGAAATCGACAGCTACATGTCTGCATTTCTTCAAATTTTGAAGGAACGTTGTTCTCAGATGGACACTGTGGCAATACAAGGATTCGGGTTATTCGAGCCCAAAAAGAAATTAGAACGAGTAGTCGTGAATCCGTCAACCGGTAAGCGTATGCTTGTCCCTCCCAAGATGATTTTGTCATTTAAACCGGGGAGTGCTATTAAAACTAAACTTAAAATGTTGTCTTCCAAATGA
- the ppk1 gene encoding polyphosphate kinase 1, protein MENVRKYFKRDISWLSFNYRVLMEAMDHAVPLFDRIKFLSIYQSNQEEFYRVRVSEYHQILSDPLQSTEDKRQAENTLSAINQEVNRQVDIFNKFFFNEIIPELEKEGMVLYHNEQIENCHREEIRNFFKEEVFPFLQPVLILKNDIVSFLRDNRLYLAIKMYKKGDPDRQPFYAQIKIPFSKVPRFINLTPHDGKNYLMFIDDMIALNLDVVFPGFIIDSHYAIRVSRDADFSIEAKEVANIVDAVRKRVKKRKIGNANRLVYDGCMPLDMLQYICDAYDIPHGQCIRSGRYLNLEDLSKLPNLTGKELSEVLPSPMQIPAFDRAPTMFEVIRQRDFLIHFPYQSFSYLTRFLTEAADNPNVTDIKLTQYRVAENSEIIDRLLYAAQKGKQVTVYVEIKARFDEENNIITSELMRKSGIRVVYSTPGLKVHAKALLIKCSTLHKNQPQAYAFLSTGNFNENTARIYSDMGLFTVNREITSELDKLFSILDGSSNDRYFQTLLVAQFNMVDVLKRKINFEIEEARQGRKAHIILKMNGLHDTNMINALYDASEAGVHIDLIVRGINCLVPNQPYSRNIRMIRIIDSYLEHARIWYFYAGGHEDIYLSSADWMRRNLNRRIETAVPIFDQSIKNEILSIISLQLQDNVKACYIDENLENHYVQSREAKLRSQRHCFHLLEKYSIPDTQSVIPEIFIS, encoded by the coding sequence ATGGAAAATGTTCGAAAATATTTTAAACGCGATATAAGTTGGCTTTCTTTTAATTACAGAGTATTAATGGAAGCTATGGATCATGCGGTTCCGTTATTTGACCGAATAAAATTTTTGTCTATCTATCAATCCAATCAAGAAGAATTTTATAGAGTGAGAGTATCGGAATATCACCAAATACTATCTGATCCGCTACAAAGTACTGAGGATAAACGACAGGCAGAAAATACACTGAGCGCAATCAATCAAGAAGTAAATCGACAAGTAGATATTTTCAATAAGTTCTTTTTCAACGAGATTATACCTGAACTTGAAAAAGAAGGAATGGTGTTGTATCACAACGAACAAATAGAAAATTGTCATCGAGAAGAGATTCGTAATTTCTTTAAAGAAGAGGTATTTCCCTTTCTACAACCGGTCTTGATACTAAAAAATGATATTGTCTCTTTTTTACGAGATAATCGACTTTATTTGGCCATAAAAATGTACAAGAAAGGAGATCCCGATAGACAACCGTTTTATGCCCAAATAAAGATACCATTTAGTAAAGTACCTCGTTTCATAAATCTCACACCTCACGATGGCAAAAATTATCTGATGTTTATTGACGATATGATCGCCTTAAATTTAGACGTCGTATTTCCCGGATTTATTATCGATTCTCACTATGCGATAAGAGTCTCTCGCGATGCAGATTTTTCCATAGAAGCCAAAGAGGTAGCGAACATCGTTGATGCGGTACGCAAGCGCGTAAAAAAGAGAAAAATAGGGAATGCCAATCGACTGGTTTACGATGGCTGCATGCCCTTAGATATGCTGCAATACATTTGTGATGCCTATGATATTCCTCACGGGCAGTGTATTCGATCAGGGAGATACCTTAATTTGGAAGACTTATCGAAGTTACCGAATCTAACCGGAAAAGAATTAAGCGAAGTACTCCCCTCGCCTATGCAGATACCGGCATTCGACAGAGCACCAACCATGTTCGAAGTTATTCGGCAACGGGATTTTCTAATTCATTTTCCATATCAGTCGTTTAGTTATTTAACCCGTTTTCTTACCGAGGCTGCCGATAATCCTAACGTTACCGACATAAAACTCACCCAATACCGTGTCGCTGAAAATTCCGAAATCATAGATCGTTTACTTTATGCAGCACAGAAGGGAAAACAAGTAACTGTATATGTAGAGATAAAGGCACGGTTCGACGAGGAAAACAATATCATAACTTCCGAACTGATGCGAAAATCTGGTATCCGCGTGGTGTATAGTACTCCCGGATTAAAAGTGCATGCAAAAGCATTATTAATCAAATGTTCTACACTTCACAAAAATCAGCCACAAGCTTATGCTTTTTTAAGTACAGGGAATTTTAATGAAAATACGGCTCGAATTTATTCGGATATGGGCCTGTTCACTGTAAATAGGGAAATTACCAGCGAATTGGATAAATTATTTTCCATTTTAGACGGCTCGTCAAATGACCGATATTTCCAAACTTTATTGGTCGCTCAATTCAACATGGTTGATGTGTTGAAACGGAAAATAAATTTTGAGATCGAAGAGGCTCGTCAAGGTCGGAAAGCCCATATTATATTAAAAATGAATGGGCTGCATGATACGAATATGATAAATGCTCTTTATGATGCCAGCGAAGCGGGTGTACATATAGATTTGATCGTAAGAGGTATTAATTGTTTAGTTCCCAACCAACCTTACAGTCGCAATATCCGTATGATTCGCATAATAGATTCTTATTTGGAACATGCGCGTATTTGGTATTTTTACGCTGGTGGACATGAGGATATATACCTTTCTTCGGCAGATTGGATGCGACGGAACTTGAACAGACGCATTGAGACTGCTGTTCCCATATTCGACCAAAGCATAAAAAATGAAATATTATCAATTATATCTCTTCAACTGCAAGATAATGTCAAGGCTTGCTATATAGACGAAAATTTAGAAAATCACTATGTTCAAAGTCGGGAAGCAAAGCTCCGTTCTCAACGACACTGCTTTCATCTGTTAGAAAAATATTCTATTCCCGACACACAGTCTGTGATACCCGAAATTTTTATCAGTTGA